One region of Mycobacterium riyadhense genomic DNA includes:
- a CDS encoding PE family protein, with protein MSYVVVSPDLISAAVRDLASIGSAVSAANAAAASATTGMAPAAADAVSAAITALFSEHGQQYQAISAQAANFHQHFVHTLDAGAGSYLAAEVANAEQNVLGAINAPTMALFGRPIIGDGANASTPGGAGGDGGLLIGNGGNGAAGAAGQAGGAGGSAGLWGRGGAGGAGGVGGGTGGGGGAGGLLFGKGGIGGTGGAGVAGGTGGTGGSGGAGGWVWGGGGDGGAGGFGGGAGGMGGRAELLFGAGGSGGAGGAGYDILPGGITGGTGGNGGAGGAGGLLAGGGTGGNGGAGGAGSNGTIGDTGGTGGTGGAGGVGGAGALLLGVGGQGGLGGAGGVGGTGGTGFDGTLAGLAGIGGSGGDGGQGGAGGQGGAGGAGQLLSFSGAGGAGGQGGMGGTAGDGGAGAAGTAANPDGGAGGNGGNAGAGGAGGLGGSGSRAGAAGAAGATPTGTAGNGGSGGDGFDATTAGANGGNGGAGGNGGSYGNGGAGGAGGNGAFGFNGPNGVNPGDSGFDGGAGGAGGAGGNGGLGGAISGSGGNAGAGGAGGAGGDGGDGVAGASGVGGVNAGAGGAGGIGGQGGQGGQGGNSGAGGVNGGGGAGGVGGHGGTGGTGGSGADSLTGVGADGGTGGQGGTAGAGGAGGVAGSGGTGGTTGATGNAGIGGTGGQGGAGGGGASGAEAAAGSGAEGGTGFAGGAGGQGGQGGNSGAGGINGAGGAGGVGGHGGTGGTGGSGADSTTGVGGVGGTGGQGGTAGAGGAGGAAGQGGQGGTTGAAGNAGIGGTGGQGGAGGGGASGAEAAAGSGATGGTGFAGGAGGQGGQGGNTGFGGVNGAGGAGGVGGHGGTGGTGGSGADSTTGVGGVGGTGGQGGSAGAGGAGGVAGSGGTGGTIGAAGSAGTGGQGGTGGVGGGGASGAEAAAGSGAVGGIGFAGGAGGQGGQGGNTGFGGVNGAGGAGGVGGHGGTGGTGGSGADSSTGVGGVGGTGGQGGSAGAGGAGGVAGSGGTGGTTGATGDAGIGGTGGTGGAGGAGADGTDAAAGSGAVGGTGFAGGTGGQGGTGGNTWAGGINGTGGAGGQGGHGGTGGTGGSGADSSTGVGADGGTGGTGGSAGAGGAGGAAGSGGTGGQAGTTGNAGTGGTGGTGGAGGGGATGADALAGSGAIGDTGFAGGAGGQGGQGGDSGAGGINGAGGAGGVGGKGGTGGAGGSGADSVPGWDTTGGYGGQGGTGGTAGAGGAGGAAGSGGTGGTTGATGNAGTGGTGGQGGAGGTGSDGADAAAGSGAIGGTGFAGGAGGQGGQGGNTGAGGINGAGGAGGVGGKGGTGGAGGSGADSTTGMGGDGGTGGQGGTAGAGGAGGVAGSGGTGGTTGTAGSAGIGGTGGTGGAGGAGGSGADGSAGSGAVGGTGFAGGAGGQGGQGGNSGAGGVNGAGGAGGVGGHGGTGGTGGSGADSTTGVGGAGGTGGQGGTAGAGGAGGLAGSGGQGGTTGTAGNAGIGGTGGTGGQGGAGGSGADGSAGSGAVGGTGFAGGAGGQGGQGGDTGTGGINGAGGSGGQGGSGGTGGVGGSGTTGSGDGGVGGTGGQGGAAGAGGAGGAAGSGGTGGQAGTTGNAGTGGTGGQGGTGGAGNSGTTGTTGGTGGAGFAGGAGGQGGQGGTTGATGINGSGGRGGEGGVGGQGGTGGTGTFQLFPGKGGVGGTGGAAGAGGAAGTGGSGGTAGSTGTGGTGGKGGTGGAGFVGSDAAANTGQIGGFGGEGGTGGNGGNGGSAVGGINGDGGAGGDGGAGGTGGRGGSGTLAGSVGGTGGGGGGGGKGGAGGAAGTGGVGGTAGNAGNGGQGGDGGTGGTGSNAAANSAATGFAGGAGGQAGVGGAGGNATAGAIAGSGGAGGDGGVGGKGGTGGSGTLAGSVGGQGGTGGSGGQGAAGGAAGTGGTAGTAGTAGTGGTGGQGGTGGTGSNAAANSAATGFAGGKGGTAGSGGQGGNATTGGINGSGGAGGTGGVGGTGGAGGSGTLAGSVGGQGGTGGTGGEAGTGGAAGTGGIGGTTGNAGTGGTGGTGGTGGAGSTGADAAAGTGATGNTGFAGGQGGQGGQGGTTGATGINGTGGAGGVGGQGGTGGTGGSGTTGSGIGGVGGKGGTGGTAGAGGAGGAAGSGGIGGATGATGDAGTGGTGGQGGQGGAGMIGSTGSSGGFTGGTGGTGFAGGQGGQGGQGGNTGAGGINGAGGLGGQGGMGGQGGTGGTGTFDGGNGGVGGKGGAAGTGGAAGTGGTGGAAGSTGTGGTGGTGGTGAAGAKGANGGLFSGADGQTGGVGGKGGQGGQGGSAVGGINGDGGKGGQGGAGGNGGTGGSAQILGSDGGGGGDGGAGGNAGAGGAAGKGGTGGKAGAAGTGGAGGHGGDGADGTPVAPSAAAGSGADGHDGYAGGSGGDGGAGGNSGAGGTNGTGGHGGNAGDGGDAGDGGSATVAGSNGGSGGDGGAGGNAGAGGAAGTGGTGGNAGSAGTAGNGGDGGDGADATPVAPSAAAGSGADGHDGYAGGSGGAGGAGGNSGSGGINGTGGHGGDGGAGGNAGNGGSGTIAGSNGGDGGAGGAGGNAGTGGAAGTGGTGGTSGSAGVGGNGGHGGDGADGTPVAADAAAGSGAAGADGFAGGSGGAGGAGGNSGSGGTNGSGGHGGDGGDGGNAGNGGSATIAGSAGGDGGDGGAGGNAGDGGSAGIGGTGGNAGDAGAGGTGGNAGNGGTGAKGATDQVGGSGGNGGMGGSGGSGGAGGTAAGLGNGGQGGAGGRAGNGGSGGTGGEAGLALQDNLTAPAGGAGGNGGAGGNGGTGGAGGLALGSGDGGQGGAGGLAGNGGAGGSGGTGADGDIPLLMGGGTGGKGGSGGNGGTAGSGGVGGEARGSGNGGIGGSAGNGGSGGNGGTGGIGGDTGFDAVHLTPPAGLGGAGGTGGMGGAAGNGGAGGAAQGPGDGGAGGAAGDGGSGGRGGDGGTSGLADRGVDGGNGGAGGRGGAAGTGGAGGATLGSGNGGNGGDAGVAGNGGDGGNGGSAGNAPLNVWGGRGAKGGVGGDGGVAGNGGAGGDALGSGNGGNGGDAGVGGTGGAGGNGGRGADGVVPGRGGGSFFSDHPGGGGAAGGTGGRGGNAATGSGGNGGNGGDGGSGGDGGNGGDGGNATDPWAGESGGHGGFGGPGGPGGGLGAGGSAGTGPGGVGLTGVSGVAGDSGQTGANGQDGTTP; from the coding sequence ATGTCGTACGTGGTGGTCTCACCGGACTTGATCTCAGCGGCCGTGCGGGACTTGGCGTCTATCGGTTCGGCGGTGAGTGCGGCTAATGCGGCGGCAGCATCGGCGACGACGGGAATGGCACCGGCGGCTGCTGATGCGGTGTCAGCGGCGATTACGGCGTTGTTCTCTGAGCACGGCCAGCAGTATCAGGCGATCAGTGCGCAGGCGGCGAATTTCCATCAGCACTTCGTGCACACGCTGGATGCCGGGGCGGGTTCGTACCTGGCAGCTGAGGTGGCTAATGCCGAGCAGAATGTCTTGGGCGCGATCAATGCGCCCACAATGGCGTTGTTTGGTCGTCCGATTATCGGTGATGGCGCTAACGCGAGCACTCCCGGTGGAGCCGGTGGGGATGGTGGGCTGCTGATTGGCAACGGCGGCAACGGTGCTGCTGGGGCGGCGGGTCAGGCCGGCGGGGCGGGCGGCTCTGCGGGGTTGTGGGGCCGCGGCGGCGCTGGTGGGGCCGGTGGGGTTGGTGGCGGCACGGGCGGGGGCGGCGGAGCTGGCGGCTTGTTGTTCGGCAAAGGTGGCATTGGCGGAACCGGCGGGGCCGGGGTGGCCGGCGGCACCGGCGGGACTGGCGGGTCTGGAGGGGCCGGTGGATGGGTGTGGGGCGGCGGCGGTGACGGCGGGGCCGGCGGGTTCGGTGGCGGTGCCGGCGGGATGGGTGGGCGCGCCGAATTGCTGTTCGGCGCCGGCGGGAGCGGTGGAGCTGGCGGGGCCGGTTACGACATCCTCCCTGGCGGCATCACCGGCGGGACGGGCGGTAACGGTGGTGCCGGCGGCGCCGGGGGATTGTTGGCCGGCGGCGGGACCGGAGGTAACGGCGGAGCTGGCGGGGCCGGCAGCAACGGCACAATCGGTGACACCGGCGGCACCGGCGGCACCGGCGGCGCCGGAGGCGTCGGAGGCGCGGGAGCGCTGCTCTTGGGCGTCGGGGGCCAGGGTGGTCTTGGCGGGGCCGGTGGAGTCGGCGGCACCGGCGGCACCGGCTTCGACGGCACTCTTGCTGGTTTGGCAGGCATCGGCGGCTCCGGTGGAGACGGCGGCCAGGGCGGGGCCGGCGGCCAGGGCGGGGCCGGCGGCGCTGGACAACTGCTGAGCTTCAGCGGCGCCGGCGGGGCGGGAGGTCAGGGCGGCATGGGTGGCACGGCCGGTGACGGTGGAGCCGGTGCGGCTGGCACCGCCGCCAACCCCGACGGTGGTGCCGGCGGCAACGGCGGTAACGCCGGCGCCGGTGGTGCCGGGGGTCTGGGTGGTTCGGGCTCGCGTGCCGGCGCCGCCGGCGCGGCCGGCGCAACACCCACCGGGACGGCCGGCAACGGCGGCAGCGGTGGGGATGGGTTTGACGCCACCACCGCAGGCGCTAACGGGGGTAACGGCGGCGCGGGTGGCAACGGTGGCAGTTATGGCAACGGCGGCGCCGGTGGGGCTGGCGGCAATGGGGCGTTCGGCTTTAATGGCCCGAATGGTGTCAATCCGGGTGATTCCGGGTTTGACGGCGGTGCGGGCGGTGCCGGTGGCGCTGGCGGCAATGGTGGTTTGGGCGGCGCGATCTCCGGCAGTGGCGGCAATGCCGGGGCTGGTGGCGCTGGTGGGGCCGGTGGTGATGGCGGCGACGGCGTGGCTGGGGCCAGTGGTGTTGGTGGGGTTAATGCTGGGGCCGGCGGCGCCGGCGGTATCGGCGGCCAGGGCGGTCAGGGCGGTCAGGGCGGCAACAGTGGGGCCGGTGGTGTCAACGGCGGCGGTGGCGCCGGCGGGGTCGGTGGTCACGGCGGTACCGGTGGGACCGGTGGTTCGGGGGCGGACAGCCTCACCGGTGTGGGCGCCGACGGCGGCACCGGCGGCCAGGGCGGCACCGCGGGGGCCGGCGGTGCTGGTGGTGTGGCGGGCAGCGGAGGCACCGGCGGCACTACAGGTGCGACCGGCAACGCCGGGATCGGTGGCACCGGTGGCCAAGGCGGTGCCGGCGGGGGCGGCGCGAGTGGGGCCGAGGCCGCGGCGGGTTCCGGTGCCGAGGGTGGCACCGGGTTCGCCGGCGGTGCTGGTGGTCAGGGCGGTCAGGGCGGCAACAGCGGGGCCGGTGGTATCAACGGCGCCGGTGGCGCCGGCGGGGTCGGGGGTCACGGCGGTACGGGCGGGACCGGTGGTTCGGGGGCGGATAGCACCACGGGTGTGGGTGGCGTCGGCGGCACCGGCGGCCAGGGGGGCACCGCGGGGGCGGGCGGGGCTGGTGGCGCGGCGGGCCAAGGCGGCCAAGGGGGCACCACCGGCGCTGCCGGCAACGCCGGGATCGGTGGCACCGGTGGCCAAGGCGGCGCCGGCGGGGGCGGCGCGAGCGGGGCCGAGGCCGCGGCGGGTTCGGGTGCGACCGGTGGTACCGGGTTCGCTGGCGGTGCTGGTGGTCAGGGCGGTCAGGGCGGCAATACCGGGTTCGGTGGTGTCAACGGGGCCGGCGGGGCCGGCGGGGTCGGGGGTCACGGCGGTACGGGCGGGACCGGTGGTTCGGGGGCGGATAGCACCACGGGTGTGGGTGGCGTCGGCGGCACCGGCGGCCAGGGTGGCAGCGCGGGGGCGGGCGGGGCTGGTGGTGTGGCGGGCAGTGGCGGCACCGGGGGCACCATCGGCGCTGCGGGCAGCGCCGGGACGGGCGGCCAGGGTGGCACGGGTGGTGTCGGCGGGGGCGGCGCGAGCGGGGCCGAGGCCGCGGCGGGTTCGGGTGCCGTCGGTGGCATCGGGTTCGCTGGCGGTGCTGGTGGGCAGGGCGGTCAGGGCGGCAATACCGGGTTCGGTGGTGTCAACGGGGCCGGCGGGGCCGGCGGGGTCGGGGGTCACGGCGGGACCGGTGGGACCGGTGGTTCGGGGGCGGACAGCTCCACCGGTGTGGGCGGCGTCGGTGGCACCGGCGGTCAGGGTGGCAGCGCGGGGGCGGGCGGGGCTGGTGGTGTGGCGGGCAGCGGCGGCACCGGCGGCACCACAGGTGCAACCGGTGATGCCGGCATCGGTGGCACCGGCGGTACGGGTGGGGCCGGCGGAGCAGGCGCAGACGGCACTGACGCCGCGGCGGGTTCGGGCGCCGTCGGTGGCACCGGGTTCGCCGGCGGCACCGGCGGCCAAGGCGGCACCGGCGGCAACACCTGGGCCGGCGGCATCAACGGCACCGGCGGCGCCGGTGGCCAAGGTGGCCACGGCGGTACCGGTGGGACCGGTGGTTCGGGGGCGGACAGCTCGACCGGTGTCGGCGCTGACGGCGGTACCGGGGGCACGGGTGGCAGCGCGGGTGCGGGCGGGGCTGGTGGGGCGGCCGGCAGCGGCGGCACCGGCGGCCAAGCGGGCACCACCGGCAACGCCGGCACCGGCGGCACCGGCGGCACGGGTGGCGCCGGCGGGGGCGGCGCGACGGGCGCCGACGCTCTCGCGGGTTCGGGTGCCATCGGTGATACCGGGTTTGCCGGCGGTGCTGGTGGCCAGGGCGGTCAGGGCGGCGATAGCGGGGCCGGTGGTATCAACGGCGCCGGCGGGGCCGGCGGCGTCGGCGGCAAAGGCGGTACCGGTGGGGCCGGCGGTTCAGGGGCGGACAGCGTCCCTGGTTGGGACACCACCGGCGGCTACGGCGGCCAGGGCGGCACCGGCGGAACCGCCGGTGCCGGCGGGGCCGGCGGTGCGGCGGGTAGCGGCGGCACCGGCGGCACCACAGGTGCAACCGGCAACGCCGGGACTGGCGGCACCGGCGGCCAAGGCGGTGCCGGCGGAACAGGCTCAGACGGCGCCGACGCCGCCGCGGGTTCGGGTGCCATCGGTGGTACCGGGTTCGCCGGCGGTGCTGGTGGCCAGGGCGGTCAGGGCGGCAACACCGGGGCCGGTGGTATCAACGGCGCTGGCGGCGCCGGCGGCGTCGGCGGCAAAGGCGGTACCGGTGGTGCCGGCGGTTCGGGGGCGGATAGCACCACGGGTATGGGCGGCGACGGCGGCACCGGCGGCCAGGGCGGCACCGCCGGGGCCGGCGGTGCTGGTGGTGTGGCGGGCAGCGGCGGCACCGGGGGCACCACCGGTACTGCGGGTAGCGCCGGGATCGGCGGCACGGGCGGCACGGGTGGTGCCGGCGGTGCCGGCGGGTCCGGGGCCGACGGCTCGGCGGGTTCGGGTGCCGTCGGTGGCACCGGGTTCGCCGGCGGTGCTGGTGGGCAGGGCGGTCAGGGCGGCAACAGCGGAGCCGGTGGTGTCAACGGGGCCGGCGGGGCCGGCGGGGTCGGGGGTCACGGCGGGACCGGCGGGACCGGTGGTTCGGGGGCGGATAGCACCACGGGTGTGGGCGGCGCCGGCGGCACCGGCGGCCAGGGTGGCACCGCGGGCGCGGGCGGGGCTGGTGGTCTGGCGGGCAGCGGCGGCCAAGGGGGCACCACCGGTACTGCGGGCAACGCCGGGATCGGCGGCACCGGCGGCACCGGCGGCCAAGGCGGTGCCGGCGGGTCCGGGGCCGACGGCTCGGCGGGTTCGGGTGCCGTCGGTGGCACCGGGTTCGCCGGCGGTGCTGGTGGCCAGGGCGGTCAGGGCGGTGACACCGGGACCGGCGGTATCAATGGCGCCGGCGGGTCCGGCGGCCAAGGCGGTAGCGGCGGCACCGGCGGTGTTGGCGGGTCTGGCACTACCGGCAGCGGCGACGGCGGTGTCGGCGGGACCGGAGGTCAAGGCGGTGCTGCCGGGGCCGGCGGGGCCGGCGGGGCCGCGGGCAGCGGCGGCACCGGCGGCCAAGCGGGCACCACCGGCAACGCCGGGACCGGCGGCACCGGCGGCCAGGGCGGTACCGGGGGTGCCGGCAACAGCGGCACTACCGGCACGACCGGCGGCACCGGCGGCGCCGGGTTCGCCGGCGGCGCCGGCGGCCAGGGTGGGCAGGGCGGAACCACCGGCGCGACCGGTATCAACGGCTCTGGCGGGCGCGGCGGGGAGGGCGGCGTCGGCGGCCAGGGCGGTACCGGCGGCACCGGTACCTTCCAACTCTTCCCCGGCAAAGGCGGCGTGGGCGGTACCGGTGGGGCCGCCGGCGCCGGCGGTGCGGCCGGCACCGGTGGCAGCGGCGGCACGGCGGGCAGCACGGGGACCGGCGGCACCGGCGGCAAGGGCGGCACCGGCGGTGCCGGTTTCGTGGGCAGCGACGCCGCCGCCAACACCGGCCAGATCGGCGGGTTTGGCGGCGAGGGCGGCACCGGCGGCAACGGCGGCAACGGCGGCTCCGCGGTCGGCGGCATCAACGGTGACGGCGGGGCCGGCGGCGACGGCGGGGCCGGCGGAACAGGTGGTCGCGGGGGGTCGGGCACCCTCGCGGGCAGCGTCGGGGGCACCGGCGGCGGCGGTGGTGGCGGCGGCAAGGGCGGGGCCGGCGGGGCGGCCGGTACCGGTGGTGTCGGCGGTACCGCTGGCAATGCGGGCAACGGCGGCCAAGGCGGCGACGGCGGTACCGGCGGTACCGGCAGCAACGCCGCCGCCAACAGCGCCGCCACGGGCTTTGCTGGCGGCGCGGGCGGCCAAGCTGGCGTCGGCGGCGCCGGCGGTAACGCCACCGCGGGTGCCATCGCCGGCTCCGGCGGTGCCGGCGGCGACGGCGGCGTGGGTGGTAAGGGTGGCACCGGCGGGTCGGGCACCCTGGCAGGCAGCGTTGGCGGCCAAGGCGGCACCGGCGGTAGCGGTGGCCAAGGCGCCGCCGGCGGGGCTGCAGGTACCGGCGGCACCGCAGGGACCGCGGGTACCGCGGGCACCGGCGGCACCGGCGGGCAAGGCGGTACCGGCGGCACCGGCAGCAATGCCGCGGCTAACAGCGCCGCCACCGGCTTCGCTGGCGGTAAAGGCGGCACCGCCGGGTCCGGCGGTCAAGGCGGCAACGCCACCACGGGCGGCATCAACGGCTCCGGCGGTGCCGGTGGCACCGGCGGTGTGGGCGGCACCGGCGGTGCCGGCGGATCGGGCACCCTGGCCGGCAGCGTCGGCGGTCAGGGCGGCACCGGCGGCACCGGCGGCGAAGCCGGCACCGGCGGTGCCGCAGGCACCGGCGGTATCGGCGGCACCACCGGCAACGCGGGCACCGGCGGCACCGGCGGCACTGGCGGCACCGGCGGTGCTGGCAGCACCGGCGCCGACGCCGCCGCGGGCACCGGCGCAACCGGAAACACCGGCTTCGCTGGCGGCCAGGGCGGACAAGGGGGGCAGGGTGGCACCACCGGCGCAACCGGTATCAACGGCACTGGCGGAGCCGGCGGGGTCGGCGGCCAGGGCGGCACCGGTGGGACCGGCGGATCCGGCACCACCGGCAGCGGTATCGGCGGCGTCGGCGGAAAAGGCGGCACCGGTGGAACCGCCGGGGCCGGTGGGGCCGGCGGCGCGGCGGGCAGCGGCGGTATCGGCGGCGCCACGGGTGCTACCGGTGATGCCGGCACCGGCGGCACCGGCGGCCAAGGCGGCCAGGGTGGCGCCGGGATGATCGGTAGCACCGGCAGCAGTGGCGGGTTTACCGGCGGCACCGGCGGAACCGGCTTCGCCGGCGGCCAAGGCGGCCAGGGTGGCCAAGGCGGCAACACCGGCGCCGGCGGCATCAACGGGGCAGGCGGGCTCGGCGGGCAGGGCGGTATGGGCGGCCAGGGCGGCACCGGCGGCACCGGCACATTCGACGGCGGTAATGGCGGCGTGGGCGGCAAGGGCGGGGCCGCCGGGACCGGTGGTGCTGCCGGGACCGGGGGCACCGGGGGCGCGGCGGGCAGCACCGGCACCGGCGGCACCGGAGGCACCGGCGGCACCGGCGCCGCCGGCGCCAAAGGCGCCAACGGCGGCCTGTTCAGCGGCGCCGACGGTCAGACGGGCGGTGTTGGCGGTAAGGGTGGCCAGGGCGGTCAGGGCGGCAGCGCCGTCGGTGGTATCAATGGCGACGGCGGCAAAGGCGGCCAGGGCGGCGCCGGCGGCAACGGCGGTACCGGCGGGTCGGCCCAAATCCTGGGCAGCGACGGCGGCGGTGGCGGTGATGGCGGGGCCGGCGGCAACGCCGGTGCCGGTGGTGCGGCCGGAAAAGGCGGCACCGGAGGCAAGGCAGGCGCCGCCGGCACCGGCGGGGCCGGCGGCCACGGCGGTGATGGCGCCGATGGCACCCCCGTAGCCCCGAGCGCCGCGGCAGGCAGCGGCGCCGACGGCCACGACGGCTACGCCGGCGGGTCCGGCGGCGATGGCGGGGCCGGCGGCAACAGCGGCGCCGGCGGCACCAACGGCACCGGCGGCCACGGCGGTAATGCCGGCGACGGCGGCGATGCCGGCGACGGCGGCTCAGCCACCGTCGCGGGCAGCAACGGCGGGTCCGGCGGTGATGGCGGGGCCGGCGGCAACGCCGGCGCGGGTGGTGCGGCCGGCACCGGCGGCACCGGAGGCAACGCAGGCAGCGCCGGCACGGCCGGCAACGGCGGCGATGGCGGTGATGGCGCCGACGCCACCCCCGTAGCCCCGAGCGCCGCGGCAGGCAGCGGCGCCGACGGCCACGACGGCTACGCCGGCGGGTCCGGTGGTGCTGGTGGGGCCGGCGGCAACAGCGGCTCCGGGGGTATCAACGGCACTGGCGGTCACGGCGGTGATGGCGGGGCCGGCGGCAACGCTGGCAACGGCGGCTCGGGCACCATCGCGGGCAGCAACGGCGGCGATGGCGGCGCCGGCGGGGCTGGCGGCAACGCTGGTACCGGCGGAGCGGCCGGTACCGGCGGGACCGGCGGCACCAGCGGCAGCGCCGGCGTCGGCGGCAACGGAGGCCACGGCGGTGATGGCGCCGATGGCACCCCTGTGGCCGCTGACGCTGCCGCAGGCAGCGGCGCCGCCGGGGCCGACGGCTTCGCGGGCGGGTCCGGTGGTGCTGGTGGGGCCGGCGGCAACAGCGGCTCCGGCGGCACCAATGGCAGCGGCGGTCACGGCGGTGATGGCGGTGACGGCGGCAACGCCGGCAACGGCGGCTCGGCCACCATCGCGGGCAGCGCCGGCGGCGACGGCGGCGATGGGGGGGCGGGCGGCAATGCCGGTGACGGCGGCTCGGCCGGCATCGGCGGCACCGGCGGCAATGCCGGCGATGCCGGCGCCGGCGGCACCGGCGGCAATGCCGGCAACGGCGGCACCGGGGCGAAAGGTGCCACCGACCAGGTTGGCGGATCTGGCGGCAACGGCGGCATGGGCGGCAGCGGCGGCTCCGGCGGGGCCGGCGGCACGGCGGCAGGCTTAGGCAACGGCGGCCAGGGCGGAGCCGGCGGGCGCGCCGGCAACGGCGGCTCTGGCGGGACCGGCGGCGAGGCAGGCCTCGCGCTGCAAGACAACCTCACTGCACCGGCGGGCGGGGCCGGCGGCAACGGCGGGGCCGGCGGCAATGGCGGCACTGGCGGGGCCGGCGGCCTGGCCCTGGGGTCAGGTGACGGCGGCCAGGGCGGCGCCGGCGGCCTGGCCGGCAACGGCGGAGCCGGCGGCAGCGGTGGTACCGGTGCGGATGGCGACATACCTCTATTGATGGGTGGCGGGACCGGCGGCAAAGGGGGTAGCGGCGGCAACGGCGGCACCGCCGGTTCCGGCGGAGTGGGTGGCGAAGCCAGGGGTTCAGGCAACGGCGGCATCGGCGGGTCCGCGGGCAATGGCGGTAGTGGTGGGAATGGCGGCACCGGCGGCATCGGCGGCGACACCGGGTTCGACGCAGTTCATCTCACCCCTCCCGCCGGGCTCGGCGGTGCCGGCGGGACCGGCGGCATGGGCGGGGCAGCCGGCAACGGCGGAGCCGGCGGGGCAGCCCAAGGTCCAGGCGACGGCGGTGCGGGCGGGGCCGCCGGCGACGGCGGCAGTGGCGGTCGCGGTGGCGACGGTGGGACCAGCGGCCTCGCCGACAGGGGAGTGGATGGCGGCAACGGCGGCGCCGGTGGCAGGGGCGGGGCCGCCGGCACCGGCGGAGCCGGCGGTGCGACCCTGGGTTCAGGTAATGGCGGTAACGGCGGAGATGCCGGGGTGGCCGGCAACGGCGGCGACGGCGGCAACGGTGGCAGCGCCGGGAACGCGCCCTTGAATGTGTGGGGTGGCCGGGGCGCTAAGGGCGGCGTTGGCGGCGACGGCGGGGTCGCCGGCAACGGTGGGGCCGGCGGTGACGCGCTGGGCTCAGGCAATGGCGGCAACGGGGGCGACGCTGGGGTCGGTGGCACGGGTGGCGCTGGCGGCAACGGCGGTCGCGGCGCCGACGGCGTGGTCCCCGGCCGTGGGGGCGGCAGCTTCTTTAGCGACCACCCCGGCGGTGGGGGCGCCGCCGGCGGCACGGGTGGTCGCGGTGGCAACGCCGCCACCGGCAGCGGCGGCAACGGCGGCAACGGAGGCGACGGCGGTAGTGGCGGCGACGGCGGCAACGGAGGCGACGGCGGCAACGCCACGGACCCATGGGCCGGCGAAAGCGGCGGCCACGGCGGCTTCGGCGGCCCCGGCGGTCCCGGTGGTGGCCTTGGCGCCGGCGGCAGTGCGGGCACCGGTCCCGGCGGCGTCGGCCTCACCGGCGTCTCCGGTGTTGCCGGAGACAGCGGCCAGACCGGCGCCAACGGACAAGACGGGACCACGCCGTGA
- a CDS encoding TetR/AcrR family transcriptional regulator, producing MVQSHSVERPDDAREAAPRNYVLPTSKRRGDKQRQAILQAVRELLAEVPFAELSVTTITDRAGVTRSGFYFYFESKFSVLTQIMAEAAADLTELTQYFASRQPGESPEEFTKRMVGAVALVYAHNHPVMTACNSARHSDRELWDILEQLFDGVVSQLVGLVEAEVSAGTAHPISEDLPVLIRSLTAYTALMLTGDPLFVGRDDELARRVRVLEQMWLNALWPSR from the coding sequence ATGGTGCAAAGTCATAGCGTGGAGAGACCGGACGACGCCCGCGAGGCTGCTCCTCGGAATTATGTCCTGCCAACTTCAAAACGGCGTGGGGACAAACAGCGGCAGGCGATTTTGCAGGCGGTTCGTGAACTACTGGCCGAGGTGCCCTTTGCGGAGCTGTCGGTCACCACGATCACTGACCGAGCCGGAGTGACCCGATCTGGATTCTACTTTTACTTCGAATCGAAGTTCTCGGTGCTAACCCAGATCATGGCCGAGGCAGCTGCGGATCTCACGGAGCTCACGCAGTATTTCGCTTCCCGTCAGCCAGGTGAGTCGCCCGAGGAGTTCACCAAGCGGATGGTCGGCGCTGTCGCCCTGGTCTACGCACACAATCATCCCGTCATGACGGCCTGTAATTCGGCCCGGCACAGCGACCGTGAGCTCTGGGACATTCTCGAACAGCTGTTTGATGGAGTCGTGTCCCAGCTTGTGGGGCTTGTCGAGGCCGAGGTGAGTGCCGGGACCGCGCACCCCATCAGTGAGGATCTCCCTGTGCTGATTCGCTCTTTGACGGCCTACACCGCGCTGATGCTTACCGGTGACCCGCTTTTTGTCGGCCGCGACGATGAGCTGGCCCGCCGAGTGCGGGTGCTCGAGCAGATGTGGCTCAACGCGCTGTGGCCCTCCCGGTAA